One Acidimicrobiales bacterium DNA segment encodes these proteins:
- the menC gene encoding o-succinylbenzoate synthase, producing MKLLAVELRRVELPLVTPFRTSFGTQTVRRALLVRVEGDGAEGWGECVAMEEPAYSPEFLDGAADVTRRFLLPSLFATGDVTAARVALALAWVKGHPMAKAAVEAAVLDAELRASGTSLASFLGGVRDAVPAGVSVGIHPSVPELLDAVAGYLDDGYRRIKLKIEPGWDVEPVRAVRERFGDDVLLQVDANTAYTLADAPHLARLDPFGLLLIEQPLPEDDVRGHAALAARIRTPVCLDESITSARAAADAIALGACSIVNVKPGRVGGYLEARRVHDVCAANGVPVWCGGMLETGIGRAANVALAALPGFVLPGDVSASRRYYEVDVTPPFELVDGCLAVPAGPGIGVDPLPDVLDEVTEEREVVRPPA from the coding sequence GTGAAGCTGCTGGCCGTGGAGCTGCGGCGGGTGGAGCTGCCGCTCGTCACCCCGTTCCGCACCTCGTTCGGCACCCAGACGGTGCGGCGGGCGCTGCTCGTGCGGGTCGAGGGCGACGGCGCCGAGGGCTGGGGCGAGTGCGTCGCCATGGAGGAGCCGGCCTACTCGCCGGAGTTCCTCGACGGCGCGGCCGACGTGACCCGCCGGTTCCTGCTGCCGTCGCTGTTCGCGACGGGCGACGTCACCGCCGCCAGGGTCGCCCTGGCGCTCGCCTGGGTGAAGGGCCACCCGATGGCCAAGGCGGCGGTGGAGGCCGCCGTCCTCGACGCCGAGCTGCGGGCCTCCGGGACCTCGCTGGCCTCGTTCCTCGGCGGCGTGCGCGACGCCGTCCCCGCCGGGGTCTCGGTCGGCATCCACCCGTCGGTCCCCGAGCTCCTCGACGCCGTCGCCGGCTACCTCGACGACGGCTACCGGCGGATCAAGCTGAAGATCGAGCCGGGGTGGGACGTCGAGCCGGTGCGGGCCGTGCGGGAGCGCTTCGGCGACGACGTCCTCCTCCAGGTCGACGCCAACACCGCCTACACGCTCGCCGACGCCCCCCACCTCGCCCGCCTCGACCCGTTCGGGCTGCTGCTGATCGAGCAGCCCCTGCCCGAGGACGACGTGCGGGGCCACGCCGCGCTGGCCGCCCGCATCCGCACGCCGGTGTGCCTGGACGAGTCGATCACCTCGGCTCGGGCGGCCGCCGACGCCATCGCCCTCGGCGCCTGCTCGATCGTCAACGTGAAGCCGGGGCGGGTGGGCGGCTACCTCGAGGCCCGCCGGGTGCACGACGTCTGCGCCGCCAACGGCGTCCCCGTCTGGTGCGGCGGGATGCTCGAGACGGGGATCGGGCGGGCGGCCAACGTCGCCCTCGCCGCCCTGCCCGGGTTCGTGCTGCCCGGCGACGTCTCGGCCTCCCGCCGGTACTACGAGGTCGACGTCACCCCGCCGTTCGAGCTGGTGGACGGGTGCCTCGCCGTGCCGGCCGGGCCGGGGATCGGGGTCGACCCCCTCCCCGACGTGCTCGACGAGGTGACGGAGGAGCGCGAGGTCGTCCGACCCCCCGCCTAG
- a CDS encoding aryl-sulfate sulfotransferase — protein sequence MPRPVLACLVALGLVAAACSGSGSGSGDGGGRGGAASSSTTATTTGAVTVADVAVEEGPHSTLSAVLTFTTSVATLPVVAVRGGGRSWVVPTRGASDEHEIPLVGLRAETEYEVTVGGLGVEEPAVATFTTGALPEGMPRFEVVRSDPSRMAPGVTMFDAIPLGGPDPATTPAADAPDAGWVLAVDAEGEVVWYYRAPQPIGDVRQLEDGHLLLEYDNLGAREIDVLGTTVREWAGSLVRGRLAEDRYGRRIIGDDAIPVETDSIHHEVGPLPGGNLLALSTELLDVPFPAPRCGEDPATFPGRYQLVSDVVVEFDPDTGEVVGEWPLGDLLDPVADPAQAAVCSFTSPTIVPTFMYASMGDVKDWSHANSVVLDEGRDALLVSVRHLDAVIAVDRATGELRWRLGPGGTLRMEGDGRWPYHQHAIHVLDDGDLLLYDNGNGRPVPPGTPPQSRAVRYEVDEEAGTVRQVWEYPSVLDGQPAFAFFVGDADPLPNGNVLIDDGGLSSETTEVSARLLEVDPADGPSGGDPVWELRLYDDAPDWAVYRAERLASLYGP from the coding sequence GTGCCTCGCCCGGTCCTCGCCTGCCTCGTCGCGCTCGGCCTCGTGGCCGCCGCCTGCTCCGGCTCCGGCTCCGGGTCGGGCGACGGCGGCGGGCGCGGCGGGGCCGCCTCGTCCTCGACGACGGCGACGACGACGGGCGCGGTCACCGTCGCCGACGTGGCCGTCGAGGAGGGCCCGCACTCGACCCTGTCGGCCGTGCTCACGTTCACGACGTCGGTCGCCACCCTTCCGGTCGTCGCCGTGCGGGGCGGCGGGCGGTCGTGGGTGGTGCCGACCAGGGGCGCGTCCGACGAGCACGAGATCCCCCTCGTCGGGCTCCGGGCCGAGACCGAGTACGAGGTGACGGTGGGCGGGCTCGGGGTCGAGGAGCCGGCCGTCGCCACGTTCACCACCGGCGCCCTGCCCGAGGGGATGCCCCGGTTCGAGGTGGTGCGGTCGGACCCGTCCCGGATGGCGCCGGGGGTGACGATGTTCGACGCCATCCCCCTCGGCGGGCCCGACCCGGCGACCACGCCGGCGGCCGACGCCCCCGACGCCGGCTGGGTGCTCGCCGTCGACGCCGAGGGCGAGGTCGTCTGGTACTACCGGGCGCCCCAGCCCATCGGCGACGTCCGCCAGCTGGAGGACGGCCACCTGCTGCTCGAGTACGACAACCTGGGCGCGAGGGAGATCGACGTGCTCGGCACCACCGTGCGGGAGTGGGCCGGGTCCCTCGTGCGGGGCCGGCTGGCCGAGGACCGCTACGGGCGGCGGATCATCGGCGACGACGCCATCCCCGTCGAGACCGACAGCATCCACCACGAGGTCGGCCCGCTGCCGGGAGGGAACCTCCTCGCCCTGTCGACCGAGCTGCTCGACGTGCCGTTCCCGGCGCCCCGCTGCGGCGAGGACCCGGCCACCTTCCCCGGCCGGTACCAGCTGGTGAGCGACGTGGTCGTCGAGTTCGACCCCGACACCGGCGAGGTGGTGGGGGAGTGGCCGCTCGGCGACCTGCTCGACCCGGTGGCCGACCCGGCGCAGGCGGCCGTCTGCTCGTTCACGTCGCCGACCATTGTCCCGACGTTCATGTACGCCTCGATGGGCGACGTGAAGGACTGGAGCCACGCCAACTCGGTCGTGCTCGACGAGGGGCGGGACGCGCTGCTCGTCTCCGTGCGGCACCTGGACGCGGTGATCGCCGTCGACCGGGCGACCGGCGAGCTGCGCTGGCGCCTCGGGCCGGGCGGGACGCTGCGGATGGAGGGGGACGGGCGCTGGCCGTACCACCAGCACGCCATCCACGTGCTCGACGACGGCGACCTGTTGCTCTACGACAACGGGAACGGCCGGCCGGTCCCGCCGGGCACGCCGCCCCAGAGCCGGGCCGTGCGCTACGAGGTCGACGAGGAGGCCGGGACCGTGCGGCAGGTGTGGGAGTACCCGTCGGTGCTCGACGGGCAGCCGGCGTTCGCGTTCTTCGTCGGCGACGCCGACCCGCTGCCGAACGGGAACGTCCTGATCGACGACGGCGGCCTCAGCAGCGAGACGACCGAGGTCAGCGCCCGCCTGCTCGAGGTCGACCCGGCCGACGGCCCGAGCGGCGGCGACCCGGTGTGGGAGCTGCGGCTGTACGACGACGCCCCCGACTGGGCCGTCTACCGGGCCGAGCGCCTGGCGTCCCTGTACGGCCCCTGA
- a CDS encoding SAVED domain-containing protein: MSLASATPPPSASGARLTGDDTQHAIAWYHALRAVQPRSGITAIAVEAAKAGNVDDVVVRHAAPPDEYLQVKAAVAAIEPASIGWLTSPTASGGPSILGRFHYFYGQAAAAGRTPELQLITNRSIDPNDPILVLRDRRDRVADRLRRASDRRTVAARVELADHLGVSEEATCAFLDCVRLRTDASEAAWIEHIQHLSISLGLQATEAAVRLGLAEVREWVKTSRAEKTVADVNAAVDRLGLRLADPWEVLVVQALDTEADTSDAAAVLDWVDRFVGDEARTRRGLHRPQEWNTVLRDELAAAERALHTKRVLVRGQARLPVWFAVGAQLARTRGYHVATVQTGELWSTDRTPPALPTLTPTPLRDPVPGEPLALAVAISADPGDAAAAYLAAHVPSAGLLRLNLAAGIGSHALTGADHAWATALAVRDEVRRLTASLRPPAVHLFLAAPGAFSLLLGHVWDRLPDTQTYEDLKADGYEQAFLIPN, translated from the coding sequence ATGTCGCTGGCGAGCGCGACGCCGCCTCCGAGCGCCAGCGGGGCGCGCCTCACCGGGGACGACACGCAGCACGCGATTGCCTGGTACCACGCGCTGCGGGCGGTGCAGCCCCGCTCCGGCATCACCGCCATCGCCGTGGAGGCCGCGAAGGCAGGCAACGTCGACGACGTGGTCGTCCGGCACGCGGCACCCCCCGACGAGTACCTGCAGGTGAAGGCCGCCGTCGCCGCCATCGAGCCGGCCTCGATCGGATGGCTCACCAGTCCGACCGCGAGCGGCGGCCCCAGCATCCTCGGGCGCTTCCACTACTTCTACGGGCAGGCCGCCGCGGCAGGTCGCACACCAGAGCTGCAACTCATCACGAACCGGTCGATCGACCCCAATGACCCGATCCTCGTCCTCCGCGACCGCCGCGACCGGGTCGCAGACCGGCTCCGGCGCGCGAGCGACCGACGCACCGTCGCCGCCCGGGTTGAGCTTGCCGACCACCTCGGCGTCTCCGAGGAGGCGACCTGCGCCTTCCTCGACTGCGTGCGCCTGCGCACCGACGCGTCCGAAGCGGCGTGGATCGAGCACATCCAGCACCTCAGCATCAGCCTCGGCCTGCAGGCCACCGAAGCCGCCGTGCGGCTCGGTCTCGCCGAGGTCCGGGAGTGGGTGAAGACCTCGCGGGCGGAGAAGACGGTCGCCGACGTCAATGCCGCGGTGGACCGGCTCGGGCTCCGGCTCGCCGACCCCTGGGAAGTGCTCGTGGTCCAGGCGCTGGACACCGAGGCAGACACCAGCGACGCCGCGGCCGTGCTCGACTGGGTCGACCGCTTCGTCGGTGACGAGGCCCGCACCCGCCGCGGCCTGCACCGACCCCAGGAGTGGAACACGGTCTTGCGGGACGAGCTCGCCGCGGCCGAGCGAGCCCTGCACACCAAGCGGGTGCTCGTTCGCGGGCAGGCGCGGCTGCCGGTGTGGTTCGCCGTTGGCGCGCAGCTCGCGCGGACCCGCGGCTACCACGTCGCCACCGTCCAGACCGGCGAACTGTGGTCCACCGACCGCACCCCGCCAGCTCTACCCACGCTGACGCCAACGCCGCTGCGTGATCCGGTGCCGGGCGAGCCGCTCGCCCTCGCCGTCGCCATCTCCGCCGACCCGGGCGACGCCGCCGCCGCTTACCTCGCCGCCCATGTGCCGTCCGCCGGACTCCTCCGCCTCAACCTCGCCGCCGGCATCGGCTCGCACGCCCTGACCGGCGCCGATCACGCATGGGCCACCGCGCTCGCCGTCCGTGACGAGGTTCGCCGGCTCACCGCGTCGTTACGCCCGCCCGCCGTGCACCTGTTCCTCGCGGCGCCGGGAGCGTTCTCGTTGCTGCTCGGGCACGTATGGGACCGGCTCCCCGACACCCAGACCTACGAAGACCTCAAGGCCGACGGCTACGAGCAAGCGTTCCTCATCCCGAACTGA
- a CDS encoding ATP-binding protein produces MGLDDTKARLAKEAELILQPALIEQWSKDHHGTVLTAVRRMEDRAPLFVFEGDVGSGKTTLAETFASDIARRHRVSVKVHRLSLRARGSGAVGEMTRLLGAAFDFVLGEARKHRTNRPTVLVVDEADAIAQSREAGQMHHEDRAGVNALIRGIDALTNERKLGIIVVLCTNRADDIDPAVRRRAAASFPFGRPDDAQRHAMLTELFAEARFTPADIKKLVAATGPTTDRPYGYAHSDIVNRLVPAAILAAYPDRPLTAAVVLEQVARHAPTKPFGDRS; encoded by the coding sequence ATGGGCCTCGACGACACCAAGGCCAGGCTGGCCAAGGAAGCCGAGCTGATCCTGCAGCCGGCGCTCATCGAGCAGTGGAGCAAGGACCACCACGGCACCGTCCTCACCGCGGTGCGCCGCATGGAGGACCGGGCACCGCTGTTCGTGTTCGAGGGCGACGTCGGCAGCGGCAAGACGACGCTGGCGGAGACGTTCGCCAGCGACATCGCCCGGCGGCACCGCGTCTCGGTCAAGGTGCACCGGCTCAGCCTGCGCGCGCGAGGCAGCGGCGCCGTCGGGGAGATGACGCGGCTGCTCGGCGCCGCGTTCGACTTCGTGCTCGGTGAGGCGCGCAAGCACCGCACCAACCGCCCGACCGTGCTCGTCGTCGACGAGGCCGACGCCATCGCGCAGTCCCGCGAGGCCGGCCAGATGCACCACGAGGACCGCGCCGGGGTGAACGCGCTCATCCGCGGCATCGACGCGCTCACGAACGAGCGCAAGCTCGGCATCATCGTCGTGCTGTGCACCAACCGTGCCGACGACATCGACCCAGCGGTGCGCCGCCGCGCTGCTGCGTCGTTCCCGTTCGGCCGGCCCGACGACGCCCAGCGGCACGCGATGCTCACTGAGCTGTTTGCCGAGGCAAGGTTCACCCCGGCCGACATCAAAAAGCTCGTCGCCGCCACCGGGCCGACCACCGACCGGCCGTACGGCTACGCCCACTCCGACATCGTGAACCGGCTGGTGCCGGCGGCGATCCTGGCCGCGTACCCCGACCGGCCGCTCACCGCCGCCGTCGTCCTGGAGCAGGTCGCCCGGCACGCGCCGACCAAGCCGTTCGGCGACCGCTCCTGA
- a CDS encoding CBASS oligonucleotide cyclase, translating into MPDEKVTADDLAAFAENKVNLPPSVAAEKREQVNTLRKRLEKKIDEEPGFSLVKMRHAGSVAKGTALRTVNDFDVAVYVKKDDAPVGDDQLVSWMVERLRDAYRGLIDPDQVQLGPHCATITFKGTGTMVDVVPVLYEGADNDCGFLVSKDSGERLLTSVSLHLEFVRSRKKRCPDDWAQVIRFVKWWAKQHKNADPDFKFKSFMGELIAAHLLDAGVSFTNHAAALDAFFEYVVRTELREQIAFTDFTPASQIPARGDAPIEILDPVNAANNVAKRYTDTDRKRIVVAAEEALDAVTEARFATTKAQAVQCWQVVFGTSFKG; encoded by the coding sequence ATGCCCGACGAGAAGGTCACCGCCGACGACCTCGCCGCGTTCGCCGAGAACAAGGTGAACCTGCCCCCGTCGGTGGCCGCGGAGAAGCGCGAGCAGGTCAACACCTTGCGCAAGCGGCTGGAAAAGAAGATCGACGAGGAGCCGGGCTTCTCCCTGGTGAAGATGCGCCACGCGGGCTCGGTCGCGAAGGGCACCGCGTTGCGCACGGTGAACGACTTCGACGTCGCCGTGTACGTGAAGAAGGACGACGCTCCGGTCGGCGATGACCAGCTGGTGTCGTGGATGGTCGAGCGGCTCCGCGACGCCTACAGGGGGCTGATCGACCCCGACCAGGTACAACTGGGCCCGCACTGCGCCACCATCACGTTCAAGGGCACCGGCACGATGGTGGACGTCGTGCCGGTCCTGTACGAGGGAGCGGACAACGACTGCGGGTTCCTCGTGTCCAAGGACAGCGGCGAGCGGCTGCTCACCAGCGTGTCGCTGCACCTGGAGTTCGTCCGCAGCCGCAAGAAGCGCTGCCCCGACGACTGGGCGCAGGTCATCCGGTTCGTGAAGTGGTGGGCGAAGCAGCACAAGAACGCCGACCCGGACTTCAAGTTCAAGTCGTTCATGGGCGAGCTGATCGCCGCGCACCTGCTGGACGCCGGCGTGTCGTTCACCAACCACGCCGCCGCGCTCGACGCCTTTTTCGAGTACGTCGTCCGCACCGAGCTGCGGGAACAGATCGCGTTCACCGACTTCACGCCGGCATCGCAGATCCCCGCGCGCGGCGACGCGCCGATCGAGATCCTCGACCCGGTGAACGCCGCCAACAACGTGGCGAAGCGCTACACGGACACCGACCGAAAGCGCATCGTCGTCGCCGCCGAGGAGGCGCTCGACGCCGTCACCGAGGCCAGATTCGCGACCACGAAGGCGCAGGCCGTGCAGTGCTGGCAGGTCGTGTTCGGAACATCGTTCAAGGGCTAG
- a CDS encoding helix-turn-helix transcriptional regulator yields MPDLELQPEYRQIGEALRRLRRERDLSQESVASSCGMSRSALANIEAGQQRLAVHHLLALARVLGVDAASLLPDAGARSLQPLDRELVDKGVPEAAARAVARMMGEYEGDEIAASTRQSRAGRTPAARRGRRDQAAGSG; encoded by the coding sequence GTGCCGGACCTTGAGCTTCAGCCCGAGTACCGACAGATCGGCGAGGCGCTGCGCCGGCTGCGACGGGAACGCGACCTGTCGCAGGAGTCGGTTGCGTCGTCGTGCGGCATGAGCCGGTCGGCGCTCGCCAACATCGAGGCCGGGCAGCAGCGGCTCGCGGTCCATCACCTCCTTGCTTTGGCCCGGGTGCTCGGGGTCGACGCCGCGTCGCTGCTGCCGGACGCAGGTGCCCGGAGCCTGCAGCCGCTGGATCGGGAGCTGGTCGATAAGGGCGTGCCGGAGGCTGCGGCGCGGGCCGTCGCCAGGATGATGGGCGAGTACGAAGGAGACGAGATTGCCGCGAGTACCAGGCAAAGTCGAGCGGGCCGCACGCCAGCTGCTCGACGCGGCCGGCGTGACCAAGCCGCCGGTTCCGGTTGA
- a CDS encoding ImmA/IrrE family metallo-endopeptidase, giving the protein MTKPPVPVEKLVAAEGIRLAFDSIGGQDVSGMLYRRGAVTVMVVNQDHHRHRQRFTIAHELGHHRLHDADAYLDGTATLRFRDGTSAAGTDREEREANSFGAALLMPADWVRDNFMSLVTARRGVDEDTAVARLAHQFDVSEQAMRFRLVNLGLIDPT; this is encoded by the coding sequence GTGACCAAGCCGCCGGTTCCGGTTGAGAAGCTCGTAGCCGCCGAGGGCATTCGCCTGGCGTTCGACTCGATCGGGGGGCAGGACGTCTCGGGGATGCTCTATCGCCGCGGCGCGGTCACCGTCATGGTGGTCAACCAGGACCATCATCGGCACCGGCAGCGCTTCACCATCGCGCACGAGCTCGGCCACCACCGCCTGCATGACGCTGACGCGTACCTCGACGGGACGGCAACGCTGCGCTTCCGCGACGGGACCTCGGCGGCCGGCACGGATCGCGAGGAACGTGAGGCCAACAGCTTCGGCGCCGCTCTCCTGATGCCCGCCGACTGGGTCCGTGACAACTTCATGAGCCTGGTCACGGCCCGCCGCGGCGTCGATGAGGACACCGCGGTTGCCCGGCTGGCGCATCAGTTCGACGTTAGCGAGCAGGCGATGCGGTTCCGTCTCGTCAACTTGGGGCTCATTGACCCGACGTGA
- a CDS encoding multicopper oxidase domain-containing protein → MDAAMLETISSFPAETEGTGNETLEPTVLPDGTKQLELTAAVTPWEVEPGRVVDAWTYNGTVPGPMVHVEDGDRVRVVFHNDLPVMSDIHFHGVDVPNSMDGVAPITQDPVLPGESFTYEFTAEGPAVARYHAHAHGEMAVPNGLFAVFLVGELPLPLPAGATVDQEIPMVLNDAGVIGLSLNGKSFPATAPIAARAGDWVLIHYFNEGLQVHPMHLHQFDQLVVAKDGFPLDQPYYADTVLVGPGERYSVLVHLDDPGTWVWHCHILNHVERDTGMFGMVTAIVVE, encoded by the coding sequence ATGGACGCTGCCATGCTCGAGACGATCTCGTCGTTCCCGGCCGAGACCGAGGGCACCGGCAACGAGACGCTGGAGCCGACCGTGCTCCCCGACGGCACCAAGCAGTTGGAGCTGACCGCGGCGGTCACACCGTGGGAGGTGGAGCCCGGCCGGGTCGTGGACGCGTGGACGTACAACGGCACCGTCCCCGGCCCGATGGTGCACGTGGAGGACGGCGACCGGGTCCGGGTCGTGTTCCACAACGACCTCCCGGTCATGAGCGACATCCACTTCCACGGCGTCGACGTGCCGAACTCGATGGACGGCGTCGCCCCGATCACCCAGGACCCCGTCCTTCCCGGCGAGTCCTTCACCTACGAGTTCACCGCGGAGGGCCCCGCCGTCGCCAGGTACCACGCGCACGCCCACGGCGAGATGGCCGTGCCCAACGGGCTGTTCGCCGTGTTCCTCGTGGGCGAGCTGCCGCTGCCGCTGCCGGCGGGCGCGACCGTCGACCAGGAGATCCCCATGGTCCTCAACGACGCCGGGGTGATCGGCCTGTCCCTCAACGGCAAGAGCTTCCCTGCGACCGCACCGATCGCCGCTCGGGCCGGCGACTGGGTGCTCATCCACTACTTCAACGAGGGCCTCCAGGTGCACCCCATGCACCTGCACCAGTTCGACCAGCTGGTGGTGGCCAAGGACGGGTTCCCCCTCGACCAGCCCTACTACGCCGACACCGTGCTCGTCGGCCCGGGCGAGCGCTACAGCGTCCTCGTCCACCTCGACGACCCCGGCACCTGGGTGTGGCACTGCCACATCCTCAACCACGTCGAGCGGGATACCGGGATGTTCGGCATGGTCACGGCCATCGTCGTCGAGTAG
- a CDS encoding sigma-70 family RNA polymerase sigma factor encodes MTRQLTDGEVEALEPLVRGIVRRRVRDEAAVDDLVQEAFVRLATARERLNGGALAPYAATVARTVVIEAARRRERLERHLPRMLDRVPPAEPEDLLLDAEERDAVEDALDHLPPADRAALVAHEVHGARLDALAATTATTPGATAARLARARARLRVEYLIALRRVDLPGDACRPVLVAISAGDRRRQRTLAAGDHLLSCPTCASLAPPLAERRRALTALLPFAVAAMGARRLVAKARAHPAATATGATAVAVAVTAAAVVAARPPETPPPAPVATATSTEPAEPGPTEPSRATTTPTADTAALTVDDRTLLDLAPDELAAFAGHRVEASGVQVLGVPADEGFWVGSGPDRRIWVALEGTGESPVEISPGQRLDFVGTLVANPPGYARSLGLSPADQAALTAAAHHVAVLFQAVTPSD; translated from the coding sequence ATGACGCGCCAGCTCACCGACGGCGAGGTGGAGGCGCTCGAGCCCCTCGTCAGGGGAATCGTCCGGCGCAGGGTCCGCGACGAGGCGGCGGTCGACGACCTCGTCCAGGAGGCCTTCGTCCGCCTGGCGACGGCCCGCGAGCGCCTGAACGGCGGTGCCCTCGCCCCGTACGCGGCGACCGTCGCCCGGACGGTCGTCATCGAGGCGGCCAGGCGCCGCGAGCGGCTCGAGCGCCACCTTCCCCGCATGCTCGACCGCGTCCCGCCGGCCGAGCCCGAGGACCTCCTGCTCGACGCCGAGGAGCGCGACGCCGTCGAGGACGCCCTCGACCACCTCCCACCGGCCGACCGCGCCGCCCTCGTCGCCCACGAGGTGCACGGCGCCCGACTCGACGCCCTGGCCGCGACGACGGCCACCACCCCGGGGGCGACGGCAGCCCGCCTGGCCCGGGCTCGCGCCCGCCTCCGCGTCGAGTACCTCATCGCGCTGCGACGCGTGGACCTGCCCGGCGACGCCTGCCGGCCCGTGCTCGTCGCCATCTCGGCCGGCGACCGCCGCCGGCAGCGGACCCTCGCCGCCGGCGACCACCTCCTCTCGTGCCCGACGTGCGCGTCGCTCGCCCCGCCCCTCGCCGAACGTCGCCGGGCCCTGACCGCCCTCCTCCCCTTCGCCGTCGCCGCCATGGGCGCCCGCCGCCTCGTCGCCAAGGCCAGGGCCCACCCGGCGGCCACCGCGACAGGAGCGACGGCCGTCGCCGTCGCCGTCACCGCCGCCGCCGTCGTCGCCGCCCGACCGCCCGAGACGCCGCCCCCTGCCCCGGTGGCCACCGCCACGTCCACCGAACCGGCCGAGCCCGGGCCCACCGAGCCGTCCCGGGCGACGACCACGCCGACCGCCGACACGGCTGCGCTCACCGTCGACGACCGCACGCTCCTCGACCTGGCCCCCGACGAGCTGGCGGCGTTCGCCGGTCACCGGGTGGAGGCGTCGGGCGTGCAGGTCCTCGGCGTCCCCGCCGACGAGGGGTTCTGGGTCGGCTCGGGCCCCGACCGGCGGATCTGGGTCGCCCTCGAGGGCACCGGCGAGTCCCCCGTCGAGATCTCGCCCGGCCAACGCCTGGACTTCGTCGGCACCCTCGTCGCCAACCCCCCCGGCTACGCCCGGTCCCTCGGCCTGTCGCCCGCCGACCAGGCGGCGCTCACCGCTGCGGCCCACCACGTCGCCGTCCTGTTCCAGGCCGTCACGCCCAGCGACTGA
- a CDS encoding PRC and DUF2382 domain-containing protein yields the protein MTTTPSSDATAWVGRTLVDRDGGKIGTVEDVYLDDPSGQPEWLAVKTGLFGGDLSFVPISGATTAGDDVRVPYEASLVKDAPNAAADGHLSPEEERRLYDHYGRDFGDWSYDRSGTTTGYDTSGPTTDDAMTRSEEEVAVGTQRVEAGRARLRKHVVTENVTTTVPVEREVARLEREPITDANVAAATSGPDITEAEHEVVLTEEQPVVEKQVVPKERVRLATDTVTEEQQVSADVRKERIEAEGDVPGR from the coding sequence GTGACCACCACACCCAGCAGCGACGCGACCGCGTGGGTCGGCCGCACCCTCGTCGACCGCGACGGCGGGAAGATCGGCACCGTCGAGGACGTGTACCTCGACGACCCCAGCGGGCAGCCGGAGTGGCTCGCCGTCAAGACGGGGCTCTTCGGCGGCGACCTCAGCTTCGTCCCGATCTCGGGGGCGACGACCGCCGGCGACGACGTGCGCGTCCCGTACGAGGCCTCCCTCGTCAAGGACGCGCCCAACGCCGCCGCCGACGGCCACCTCAGCCCCGAGGAGGAGCGCCGGTTGTACGACCACTACGGCCGCGACTTCGGCGACTGGTCCTACGACCGGTCCGGGACGACCACGGGGTACGACACCAGCGGGCCGACCACCGACGACGCCATGACCCGATCCGAGGAGGAGGTCGCCGTCGGCACCCAGCGGGTCGAGGCCGGCCGGGCCCGGCTGCGGAAGCACGTCGTCACCGAGAACGTCACGACGACGGTCCCCGTCGAGCGCGAGGTGGCCCGCCTCGAGCGGGAACCGATCACCGACGCCAACGTCGCCGCCGCCACGAGCGGCCCCGACATCACCGAGGCCGAGCACGAGGTCGTGCTCACCGAGGAGCAGCCGGTGGTCGAGAAGCAGGTCGTGCCCAAGGAACGGGTGCGGCTCGCGACCGACACCGTCACCGAGGAGCAGCAGGTCAGCGCCGACGTGCGCAAGGAGCGCATAGAGGCGGAGGGCGACGTCCCGGGTCGCTGA
- a CDS encoding DUF2382 domain-containing protein gives MTAHHEDRDVAEVVRSEEELAAGTTREEAGRIRARKVVESEPVEEVVAVGIEHADVERTAAPAGDSGLVETLPDGSVSIPVFEEQLVVEKRLVVRERIIIRKHTVTEDRVVTAELRKERVEVDADDAVADRIVDDRQP, from the coding sequence ATGACCGCCCACCACGAGGATCGCGACGTCGCCGAGGTCGTCCGCTCCGAGGAGGAGCTCGCGGCCGGGACGACCCGCGAGGAGGCCGGCCGGATCCGGGCCCGCAAGGTCGTCGAGTCCGAACCGGTCGAGGAGGTCGTCGCCGTCGGCATCGAGCACGCCGACGTCGAGCGCACGGCGGCGCCCGCCGGCGACAGCGGGCTCGTCGAGACGTTGCCCGACGGGTCGGTCTCCATCCCGGTGTTCGAGGAGCAGCTCGTCGTCGAGAAGCGCCTCGTCGTCCGAGAGCGGATCATCATCCGCAAGCACACGGTCACCGAGGACCGCGTCGTCACCGCCGAGCTGCGCAAGGAACGGGTCGAGGTCGACGCCGACGACGCCGTCGCCGACCGCATCGTCGACGACCGCCAGCCGTAG